A single Marinitoga aeolica DNA region contains:
- the speD gene encoding adenosylmethionine decarboxylase, which yields MAKSLGRHIIAEFYECDKDILDDVDKIEELMKKASIESGATIVTSTFHRFLPHGVSGAVIVSESHFAIHTWPEYGYASVDIYTCGDHVDPWKSFEFLKKAFNSQRAQTIEHLRGIYEEIGIDENSPHKVEA from the coding sequence ATGGCAAAATCATTAGGAAGACATATTATAGCAGAATTTTATGAATGTGATAAAGATATTTTAGACGATGTAGATAAAATAGAAGAGTTAATGAAAAAAGCTTCTATAGAATCAGGAGCAACTATAGTAACATCTACTTTCCACAGATTTTTGCCCCATGGGGTAAGTGGAGCTGTTATTGTTTCGGAGTCTCACTTTGCTATTCACACATGGCCTGAATATGGGTATGCATCAGTTGATATTTATACATGTGGAGATCATGTCGATCCATGGAAAAGTTTTGAATTTTTGAAAAAAGCATTTAATTCGCAGAGAGCGCAAACAATAGAACATTTAAGAGGAATATATGAAGAAATTGGAATAGATGAAAATTCACCACATAAAGTGGAAGCTTAA
- the speE gene encoding polyamine aminopropyltransferase, with product MEKNLEPGRHLLYMEWYTGGDVGLFMKMNKVLYSAQSEYQRIDVFENPELGRVFSLDGITMTTEVDEFMYHEMLVHVPMFIHPNPKRVLVIGGGDGGSTREVLKHPSVEEVILCEIDPMVIEAARNYLPTTSVEFNNPKLKIVNENGAEYVRQFENYFDVIIVDSTDPTAGEGGHLFTEDFYKACYNALTENGVFSAETEDPFYDRAWVGIAYNRIKSAFPVTKTYMGFMTTYPSGMWSYAFASKGLDPLKDFNPEKVRNFEKLDTLKYYNEEIHVASFALPTFVKKLIGEK from the coding sequence ATGGAAAAGAATTTGGAACCAGGAAGACATTTATTATATATGGAATGGTATACAGGTGGAGATGTAGGATTATTTATGAAAATGAATAAAGTTTTATATTCGGCTCAGAGTGAATACCAAAGAATAGATGTTTTTGAAAACCCAGAATTAGGTAGAGTATTTTCTTTAGATGGAATCACAATGACTACAGAAGTGGATGAATTCATGTATCATGAAATGTTGGTTCACGTTCCAATGTTTATTCATCCAAATCCAAAAAGAGTATTGGTAATTGGTGGAGGAGATGGAGGATCAACAAGAGAAGTTTTAAAACATCCATCAGTTGAAGAAGTGATTTTATGTGAAATAGACCCTATGGTTATTGAGGCTGCAAGAAATTATTTACCAACTACAAGTGTTGAATTTAATAATCCAAAATTAAAAATAGTGAATGAAAACGGTGCTGAATATGTAAGACAATTTGAAAATTATTTTGACGTAATTATTGTGGATTCAACAGATCCGACAGCTGGAGAAGGTGGGCATTTATTTACAGAAGATTTTTATAAAGCTTGTTATAATGCATTAACAGAAAATGGTGTATTTTCAGCAGAAACAGAAGATCCTTTCTATGATAGAGCATGGGTAGGAATTGCATATAACAGAATTAAGAGCGCATTTCCTGTAACTAAAACATATATGGGCTTTATGACTACATATCCTTCAGGTATGTGGAGTTATGCATTCGCATCAAAAGGATTAGATCCATTAAAAGATTTTAATCCAGAAAAAGTTAGAAATTTTGAAAAGTTAGATACATTAAAATATTATAATGAAGAAATTCATGTTGCAAGTTTTGCATTGCCAACATTTGTAAAAAAATTAATTGGTGAAAAATAA